TTTCCGAATGGGGAAACCCAGTGGAGCTAATCCTCCATTATCATTAACTGAATACATAGGTTAGTGAGGTAAACCTGCTGAATTGAGACATCTAAGTAGGCAGAGGAAAATAAATCAAAAGAGATTCCCGTAGTAGCGGCGAGCGAAGTGGGAATAGCCCAAACCGAAAATTTATTTTCGGGGTTGTAGGACTAGTCATAAAGCTTAAACAAACTTAACATAACCATCTGGGAAGTTGGGCGATACAGGGTGAAAGCCCCGTGTGTAAAAGGTAAGTTTAAGTGAGATTAGCACCTGAGTAGGGCCGGACACGTGAAACCCGGTCTGAATCTGGGGAGACCACTCTCCAAGGCTAAATACTACTCGATGACCGATAGTGCACAAGTACAGTGATGGAAAGGTGAAAAGAACCCCTGTTAGGGGAGTGAAATAGAATCTGAAACCAGCAGCCTACAAGCGGTCAGAGGCCTATGTTTCCTTTTAGGAAGCACGGCTGATGGCGTGCCTTTTGCATGATGAGCCAGCGAGTTATGTTATACGGCTAGGTTAAGGGACATCCGTTCCGGAGCCGAAGTGAAAGCGAGCGTTAATAGCGCATTAAGTCGTATGATGTAGACACGAAACCAAGTGATCTATCCATGGTCAGGATGAAGCAGGGGTAAAACCTTGTGAAGGTCCGAACCAGTATCTGTTGAAAAAGATTTGGATGAACTGTGGATAGGGGTGAAAGGCCAATCAAACTTGGAGATATCTTGTTCTCTTCGAAATAACTTTAGGGTTAGCCTCGACTTTGAGACTCATGGGGGTAGAGCACTGGATTCCCACGGGGGCCTACCGGCCTACCAACGGAAACCAAACTCCGAATACTATGAGTTAAGTCGGGAGATAGACAGTGGGGGATAAGCTTCATTGTCGAAAGGGGAACAGCCCAGATCGCCGATTAAGGCCCCTAATTCTATGCTAAGTGAGTAAGGATGTGAAGTTTCATAGACAGTTGGAATGTTGGCTTAGAGGCAGCCACCATTTAAAGAGTGCGTAACAGCTCACCAATCGAGAGACTTTGCGCCGATAATGATCGGGACTAAAGCATAGAGCCGAAATCGCGGGTGTGCCACTTTGTGGTACGCGGTAGGAGAGCGTAGTATGTGCGATGAAGATATACCGTAAGGAGTGTTGGAGCGCATACTAGTGAGGATGCATGGCATAAGTACACGATAAAGGGAGTGAGAATCTCCCTCGCCGAAAACCTAAGGTTTCCAGGGTAAAGCTCGTCTTCCCTGGGTTAGCCGGTCCCTAAGCTGAGGCTGAAAAGCGTAAGCGATGGAAAGCAGGTTAAATATTCCTGCGCCACCTAAAACTATAACAATGGGGTGACGGAGTAAGTTAAGCACGCGGACTATTGGATGTCCGTTTTTGTATGAGGCTGGTCAGTAGGTAAATCCGCTGACGGAAAGCTAGGTATGAGACAAGGGGAATCTTCGGAGGAACCGATGGTGTAGCGCAATGCTTCCAAGAAATAACCTCTAGTTGTTGATGGTGACCGTACCAAAACCGACACAGGTAGGTGGGATGAATATTCTCAGGCGCGCGAGAGAACTCTCGTTAAGGAACTCGGCAAATTGTCCTCGTAACTTCGGGAGAAGAGGAGCCCTTGGATGTGATACCTTCGCGGTTAAGCATCTGGGGGCCGCAGAGAATAGGCCCAGGCGACTGTTTAACAAAAACACAGCACTATGCAAACTCGTCTAAGAGGAAGTATATGGTGTGATGCCTGCCCAATGCCAAAAGGTCAATAGGAGATGTCAGTCCTTCGGGACGAAGCATTGAATTTAAGCCCTGGTGAATGGCGGCCGTAACTATAACGGTCCTAAGGTAGCGAAATTCCTTGTCGGGTAAGTTCCGACCTGCACGAATGGCGTAACGATCTGGGCACTGTCTCAACGAGAGACTCGGTGAAATTGTAGTAGCGGTGAAGATGCCGTTTACCCGCAGCTAGACGGAAAGACCCCGTGAACCTTTACTGTACTCTGATATTGGCTTTTGACTTGTCATGTGTAGGATAGCCGGGAGACGGTGAAAGAGGCTCGTTAGGGCTTCTGGAGTCATCCTTGAAATACCGGCCTTGACATGTCGGAAATCTAACGTTGCCCCATGAATCTGGGGAACGAACATTGTCAGACGGGCAGTTTGACTGGGGCGGTTTCCTCCCAAAAAGTAACGGAGGAGTCCAAAGCTTGTCTCATCGTGGTTGGCAATCACGAGTAGAGCGCAAAAGTATAAGACAAGTTGACTGCGAGACCAACGAGTCGAGCAGGTACGAAAGTAGGGTTTAGTGATCCGGCGGTGGAAAGTGGAATCGCCGTCGCTTAACGGATAAAAGGTACTCCGGGGATAACAGGCTTATCGCCACCAAGAGTTCATATCGACGTGGCGGTTTGGCACCTCGATGTCGGCTCATCGCATCCTGGGGCTGAAGAAGGTCCCAAGGGTTTGGCTGTTCGCCAATTAAAGCGGTACGCGAGCTGGGTTCAAAACGTCGTGAGACAGTTTGGTCCCTATCTGCTGTGGGCGTAGGATACTTGAGAAGAGCTGCTTCTAGTACGAGAGGACCGAAGTGGACGAACCAATGGTGTTCCGGTTGTCCTGCCAAGGGCATCGCCGGGTAGCTAAGTTCGGAAAGGATAAGCGTTGAAAGCATCTAAACGCCAAGCCTCCTTCAAGATAAAGTATCCCTATGAGATGACCTGAAGACGACAGGGTTGATAGGCTGGGTGTGTAAGCGTAGTAATACGTTGAGCTAACCAGTACTAATACATCCATCGGCTTGATCTTTTTTTTCTCTTTGAGAAAATTAATACATCTCAAGCGTTGTTTAAAATTAGTTTGCTTTGAGCAATTGATTAGTCTTATCTTGGTGACCTTAGAGAAGAGGCCACACCTGATCCCATCCCGAACTCAGCAGTTAAGCTCTTCATCGCCGATGGTACTGTGCACTAGAGTACGGAAGAGTAGGACGTCGCCAAGTTTTCATTCAGGCCTTCAGATTAAATTCTGAAGGCCTTTTTTTTGCTTTCTATTTATCCTATATTTGCTTGGATTGACTCCAATTATTCTTCAATCTATACTCAGTGAGAGCGATCAAGTTGTGATCGCTTATTTGCCACATGCACTAAAATTGATTTCCCTCTATGTCGAGCAGAAGCATTCTATACCTGGTAATTGGAAAAGCGCTTAGGGGGAAAGAATGGCTTGCAGCGGCGATGATTTTGGGACTTCTTGAGAGCTATCCACTGATCATCAAGCCTATTCACCAGGCGTCGCGTCATATGTTTGGTCCTCAAAGTTTACTCCATATGATGATCGAAGCGAACAAGAGACCCCTTTAAACATGCAAGTTTTTTTATCATAACGTGTTGCGATTCTTCGAAACTCCTTAATGCGTCCAAAGAACCTTTCGACAGCATTTCGTTTTTTATACGTGTGCTCATCATACTGAATGGTTACTTTCCTACTTTTTCTCCCAGGGATTACTGGAGTTATCCCTTTCTCTAATAAGATCTTCCTAAATGGATCACTATCATCTCCTAAAAGAGCTTCTCCCTGGCCAATATCAGAGTTCTGACCGGCAGTAATAATAAATCCCAATGGCATTCCCAGTGCATCCACCTTTCTATGAATTTTTGAAGAAAAGCCTCCGCAACTTCTTCCTCGAGCTGGGCTTTCTTGACCTCCCCTTGCACCTGATGCATGGCGGTGAGCTCTAATCATCGTCCCATCAATCATATGCCATTCATGATCGGCTTCACTTGTTAAAAATTTTCTCTAGGTGTCCTTTCTTGATCCATCGGCTATAACGGTTATATATTGTCTTTCACGAACCAAACTCTGAAGGTAAATCCCTCCAAGGAGCTCTTGTTCTTAGTACCCAATAAACAGCTTCTAAAAACCGTCTGTCATCATTCCCATGCCTTCCTTTTGGAGCTGGTAATAAAGGGTCGATTCCCCCCCCCAATCTCATGAGTAATTGATTCTCTTAACATAAAGTCAAACCTCCTTTGGCTTTACTCTATGATAGTCTAATCAATTTTTATCTTTAGGGAGAGAGCCTAAGCTAAAGCCTACTATTGCTAAGTAAAAAATTTACTGCGCTTGTGTGATGATTTATTGACATCAATCAATCTCCGGCCTACACTATTTTCAATCATTATTTAACGATTTGGGGTTACCATGGAAAAACCTAGAGCTAGCGATACGCATCTGTTTAATGCAATGGATATGATGCCGGCGCATCCATCGCCAAGTAGGGGTCAGTTGAAAGAGGGGGGGGGGCTCGACAAGCGCGATCACTTCAAAGATAGAGGGATGTTCCACAAGTTGATGAGTGTAAAAGTTCTTGAAGACAAGGGCTGGCTTGCAGCGGCAATGATTTTGGGGCTTCTTGCAAGCTACCCACTGGTCGTTAAGCCACTTCACAAGGTGTCAACGGACATGCTTAGCAAAATGCGTAGCAACCTAAAGACTGGCGCTATTTAAGCTCTGACTTTTTAGAAAAGTCTATCTGAAAAAAGGGATGCAAAAGCATCCCTTTTTTATTGGCTGCTTAGAGAGACGTTCTTCAGGAGTCTCTTGCTCAAAAAGAGAGAGCTTTGCTAGTGTCTAGGGAATGACGACGCTAGTATATATCAATGGACAGTTTATTGATGGATCTGAGGCAAAGGTTTCGGCTTTGGACTTGAGTGTGCTTAGAGGTTTTGGGGTGATGGATTATCTCAGAACTTATGGAGGGACGCCTTTTCGTTTGCGTGCCCATTTGGAACGTTTTGTCGCATCGGCGGCGCTACTTGGACTTGAGGTTCCGGTGGGAATGGATGTGATGGAAGAGGTTATTCAAGAGCTTATTTCTCGGGGAGGATTTCAAGAGACGAGCGTTAAGGTGGTGCTTACTGGGGGAGTTTCCACGGATCAGTTGATGCCGGAGGGAGAGCCAACTTTTTTTGTGGTGGCTTATCCTTTTGCTCCGTTTCCGAGGAGGCATTTTGAAGAGGGGATTTTTCTGACGACAGAGGTTTATCAACGTCCTTTTCCTAAAGCAAAGAGTATCCATTATCTCCCAGCGATTATTGCGCTTAGAAAGGCAGAAAAAAGAGGCGCTGTGGATGTTTTGTTTCATGATGAAAAGGGGTGGATTCGAGAAACGGGCACGGCGAACTTTTTTGCGATCAAAAAAGGGAAAATCATCACACCGAAGGAAGGGATTTTAGAGGGGATTACGCGCGAGGTTGTGATGGAGCTTTGTGATGTAGAGGAGAGGGAAATCCATAGGGATGAAATTGGGGAGTTCGAAGGAGCTTTTTTAGCGTCGAGCAATAAGGAAGTGATGCCGGTTATTTCGATTGATAACTGTGTTATTAATAATCGCGTTATCCCTTTAACGATTCGCAATCTAATGCAATCCTTTGCAAATCACACAAAACTTTCTGAAAAAAACCTATTGCACAATATTTAAAAACTTTTCTATTGAAAAGAGCAGAATATGTTTTTCACGGAGGTTTTTTTTAAGCATGGCACTCAAGGATACAGTCAAAAAAATGGAGAGGATGTTAATGGATCTAGCAGTGGATCTTAGAAAGGCATCTGAAAAGGGGAATCGCGCTGCTTCTCAACGCGTGCGTACGGGAACAATTACGTTTGCAAAGGTTGCTAAGCAATATCGAAAAGAGTCTGTTTCTGCCGAAAAGAAAGGAAGTGGCAAAAAGCGAAAAAAGGCGAAGAAAACAACACGCAAAAAAGTTGCGAAGAAAAAAACAACAAAGAAAAAAGCAGTTCACAAAAAAGCGCCGGTTCGAAAGAAAAAAGTTGCTCGCAAAAAGCGTCGTTGACACTTCTATACGATATCTCTATGATTCCTCCTCTACAGGAGGAGTCATGGAGCTTCAATTAAAAATTCACAAATATTCAAAAAGAGGTCACGGCCTCGCCCCCCTTCCAGATAGACCAAGCCAAGCAGAAGTTGTAGGCTCTGTAATTGGTGATACGGTTGAAGTGGAGCTAGGAAAGAAAAAGAAAAAGGCCTATTCAACAACGCTTTTAAATGTCTTGAACCCTTCTGCAGATAGGGTGGCCCCAAGGTGCAAACATGTAGGGAAGTGCGGCGGTTGCACGTGGCAGCAGAAAAAATATGAAGCGCAGCTGAAGGCAAAGCAAGAGATGTTAAAGTCTCTTTTTCCAATCGAGCCTCTTCCGATTATTCCTTGCGATGATCCTTGGGAATATCGGAATAAAATGGAGTTTTCTTTTTCGCAGAATCGAGATGGAGAGAAGTTTCTTGGTTTGATGATTGCAAAGAGCAAGGGGCGGGTGATCAACTTGGAGGAATGTCATCTCACAAGTCCATGGTTTATAGAGGTGCTTAAGGCTGTTCGAGAATGGTGGGAAAAAAGTCCGCTTAAGGCTTACCACATGTACTCAGATACTGGCACACTTCGCACCTTGACGCTGAGGGAAGGAAGTGAAGGAAAGATGGTTTTCCTAACCATTTCTGGAAATCCCGAATATTGTATCCCCGGCAAGGAAATTCTCGCCTTTAAGGAGGCGGTACGGAAGGTGATTTCAAACCCTAGCCTATTCCTCCGCATTCAGCGGATTGCTAAAGGGACACCCACAGAGTTTTATGAGATGCACCTTGGCGGGCCTGAGCAAATAGAGGAAACGCTTCGTGTGAAGGGAAGAGATTTAACGTTTAAAATCAGTCCGGATTCGTTTTTTCAACCGAATCCACGGCAGGCAGAAAAACTTTACACGCGCGCTCTAGAGATTGCGGCGCCCGAGGCGGGAGATATGGTGTTCGATCTATATTGCGGCACGGCGACGCTTGGGATTGTCTTTGCGCCCTACGTTAAAAAGGTGCAGGGAATTGAGCTAAGCCCTTATGCGGTATGTGACGCAGAAGTGAACATTAAAGCAAATAGGGCGAAGAATATTGCGGTCTATAAGGGCGATGTGGGAGAGAGGTTGTCGCTTGTTTCCGAGGCGCCTGATCTTGCGATCATTGATCCTCCTCGCTGCGGTCTCAATCCGAGGGCTCTCAAACATTTGATACGTCTTGTGCCCAAAAAGATTTTATACATTTCATGCAATCCCAAAACACAAAGTGAAAATTTAACTGCACTTTTAGAGGCGGGATATCTCTTAAAAACAGTGCAGGGGGTCGATCAATTCCCCCATACAGTTCACTTAGAGACGATTGCTCTCCTCGAAAAACCCTAAATAGTGTACAATCGGGGAAATTCGAAAAAATTTTAACGAGGAACTCTCATGAAAAAAGCTTTATATCTTCTCGCTCCGCTGTTTGCTTCAGCAACTCTTTTTGCTGAAGAAGCAGCTCCTGCAGCACGTCAACAAAGCATGTGGCAAACCCTAATGATGATTGGAATTGCTCTTGTGTTCTTTTACATGATTCTTTGGCGTCCTGAGCAAAAAAGACGTAAGAAGATGCAACAGCAACGAGCTAGCATGAAGAAAGGGGATCGAGTGACTGCAATGGGAATCGTTGGAACGCTTGTGCGCACTGAGCAAGAGACTGTGATTCTAAAGATGGTTGATGGCGCCAAGATTGAAGTGATGAAGGCTGCAATTTCTGATGTTAAGCCTGGAAGCGAAGTTCAAGTTGAGGCGGCTGAAGCCCAAACAAACGGCGCTTAATCCTTTTTACTTGTTGAGTGCCCAGACACCAGAACTTGTCTGGTGATGGGTACTCGCCATCAAGCGATGGAACTGAACGTTTAGCTGGCGTACTGTTCTGCGCAGTGACTCGGCTTCTTTGGCTTTGAGAGTCTTCTTTTTGTTTTTAATGACATATAGAGATTCGTCTAGGTTGTTGAAGATATCTTCCCACATGATGAGGTGAATGCCAAAGTTTCTATAACGGCTTAATCCGGACCCATCTTTGGTTGCTTCATAAATACTTCTCATTAGATTTATGAGTAGAACACGTGTCAAATCTGCGGTTTCCTTATTGAGTTTTGTAATGCTTTCTCCGTTTACTTTTGGATTCAATGTAGCAAGAAGGCGTCTAACTTCCGTGAGTCTGGTGAATTCTTTTGTATCCATAATGCCACTCACTCTACCTGTGACTTCAAAGAAGTCAGAAAATAGACTTAAGTTTTTAAGTAGTCCTGAACGTTTGTTGATTTGTGCAATTTGAGACGAAACATATTTTGCATATCGACCTTGATATTTGTTTCCTACGAGGTCATAGGCTGGTCGAAGAGTGATTCTTTTTTCTTTTACAGGTTGCTCTGCAAGGGCTCTCGTTTTCTCAAGGTTTGAAGAGATTGTTAGGTAATCTTGGTGATTGTTTGTAACTTCCTGAAGAGGTTTATCTCCTTCTGCAAGCTGCAAAGAAAAGGCGTCGCCGCCAAGGGCTGCCCCGAGAACTTCCATCACTTCTCCGGCATTCACTGCTTGCTGGATATTCCTTTGGAGTTGAGTCAGCTCAATTCTTTCATGAGGACGCGCTGTCTCTTCTCTTGCAGCGCGATAAGCGATGTTAAGTTCTTCATATCTAATTTCTCTATCCTGCAGAGTGTGCTCCAACTCTTTGATTTGAGCAACAATCCCCTCTCTCTCTCTTGCTGCTGAGTCGCTAATTTTTTCATTGAGAGAGTTTGCAGATATTAACTCTTCCTCGAAATGTGTAGCTTGCGCCTGAGCCTCTTTTAGGTCCTTTTTTAGGCTGCAAACTTCTAGCTCAAGGGTTTGGGCTTGACTTTCAAACTCTTTGCGCTGTGCAAGGGCTGTGTCGCGTTCCTCAGTTGCTCCTTCAGCGAATTTAAGATATTCCGTGTGGGTATCGAAAGCTTTTTGCAATTGACTTTTGCTTAATTGAATCTCTTTGACCCTTCCTAGGAGGCTTGCAGTAAGCTCTTCAGGGTCTTCGATTGTAAAGGGGACTTCAAGGACAGCAGCAATGTGCTCAAGAGCCAATTTGAGGCGGCCATTTTCTGCTCGAAGTGCTCTTTCTGCCTCTGGCGTTAGACGCTCTTCTACTTGTCTTTCTGCAGCTTGCAGTGAAGCTTGAAGTTCTTTTAAGCTTTGTCTAAGAAGCCCAACCTCACTTTCATGCTGAGATTGACTTTCTAGCCTCTCGGCATTTGCTAATGCTAGCTCTTCTCCTCTTTGTGACAGTTGTGCTTGGAGATCTTGAGTTTTTCTTGTAAGTGACGAGACTTGTTCACCTAATCTAGCTTCGGTGAGTTGCGCTTGTCTTGCTGCTTTTTTCTGCTCTGATAATTCTCTTTTGAGCGCTAAGATTTCTTCCAGTGAACTGCTACTGCTTACTTCAAGCTCAGAAGTGAGACGCTCAACTTTTTGCAGGGCTCTTTCCTTTGAGTGATTAGCCGCTGCAAGTTCTTCTGTTGTTAAACGAAGCTGCTCACCTAATTCATGGAGTTGTGCGCTTAAATTCTGCTCTTGCTCGGATAGCTGTACTTGGAGGGTTTCAGCTTTTCTTGTAAGCGATAAGACTTGGTCATTTAGCCTGGTTTCAGTTAACGTAGCTTTTTTTGCTGCTTTTCTCAGCTCTGATAACTGCCTTTTAAGTTCTAAAGTTTCTTCCAGTGAACTGCTATTGCTAGCTTCAAGCTCAGAAGTTAGATGCTCAACTTTTCTCTGAGCTCTTTGTTTTAAATGGTTAGCAGTTTC
The window above is part of the Candidatus Neptunochlamydia sp. REUL1 genome. Proteins encoded here:
- a CDS encoding transposase translates to MRLGGGIDPLLPAPKGRHGNDDRRFLEAVYWVLRTRAPWRDLPSEFGS
- a CDS encoding aminotransferase class IV, whose amino-acid sequence is MTTLVYINGQFIDGSEAKVSALDLSVLRGFGVMDYLRTYGGTPFRLRAHLERFVASAALLGLEVPVGMDVMEEVIQELISRGGFQETSVKVVLTGGVSTDQLMPEGEPTFFVVAYPFAPFPRRHFEEGIFLTTEVYQRPFPKAKSIHYLPAIIALRKAEKRGAVDVLFHDEKGWIRETGTANFFAIKKGKIITPKEGILEGITREVVMELCDVEEREIHRDEIGEFEGAFLASSNKEVMPVISIDNCVINNRVIPLTIRNLMQSFANHTKLSEKNLLHNI
- a CDS encoding histone produces the protein MALKDTVKKMERMLMDLAVDLRKASEKGNRAASQRVRTGTITFAKVAKQYRKESVSAEKKGSGKKRKKAKKTTRKKVAKKKTTKKKAVHKKAPVRKKKVARKKRR
- the rlmD gene encoding 23S rRNA (uracil(1939)-C(5))-methyltransferase RlmD, which translates into the protein MELQLKIHKYSKRGHGLAPLPDRPSQAEVVGSVIGDTVEVELGKKKKKAYSTTLLNVLNPSADRVAPRCKHVGKCGGCTWQQKKYEAQLKAKQEMLKSLFPIEPLPIIPCDDPWEYRNKMEFSFSQNRDGEKFLGLMIAKSKGRVINLEECHLTSPWFIEVLKAVREWWEKSPLKAYHMYSDTGTLRTLTLREGSEGKMVFLTISGNPEYCIPGKEILAFKEAVRKVISNPSLFLRIQRIAKGTPTEFYEMHLGGPEQIEETLRVKGRDLTFKISPDSFFQPNPRQAEKLYTRALEIAAPEAGDMVFDLYCGTATLGIVFAPYVKKVQGIELSPYAVCDAEVNIKANRAKNIAVYKGDVGERLSLVSEAPDLAIIDPPRCGLNPRALKHLIRLVPKKILYISCNPKTQSENLTALLEAGYLLKTVQGVDQFPHTVHLETIALLEKP
- the yajC gene encoding preprotein translocase subunit YajC — protein: MKKALYLLAPLFASATLFAEEAAPAARQQSMWQTLMMIGIALVFFYMILWRPEQKRRKKMQQQRASMKKGDRVTAMGIVGTLVRTEQETVILKMVDGAKIEVMKAAISDVKPGSEVQVEAAEAQTNGA